Proteins from one Salmonella bongori NCTC 12419 genomic window:
- the bcsB gene encoding cellulose biosynthesis cyclic di-GMP-binding regulatory protein BcsB, with amino-acid sequence MNRKLSWICAAVIGLSAFPAFMTVAAPATPPLINAEPTEPAQPPVTPLPGQANSGVDTPIVAQAMPSREVKLTFAQIAPPPGSMVLRGVNPNGGFEFGMRSDEVAAKAMLNLEYTPSPSLLPVQSQLKVYLNDELMGVLPVTKEQLGKKTLAQVPINPLFITDFNRVRLEFVGHYRDVCENPASSTLWLDIGRNSTLDLTYNTLAVNNDLSHFPVPFFDPRDNRPVTLPVVFAGTPDLAQQQAASIVASWFGSRAGWRGQRFPVLYNHLPDRNAIVFATNDQRPDFLRNHPAVNAPVIEMINHPDNPYVKLLVVLGRDDKDLVQAAKGIAQGNILFRGSRVVVNDVKPLLARKPYDAPNWVRTDRPVTFGELKTYEEQLQSSGLEPAPINVSLNLPPDLYLLRSNGIDMDLNYRYTSPPTKDSSRLDISLNNQFLQAFSLSSTQETNRLLLRLPVLQGLLDGKTDVSIPALKLGAMNQLRFDFQYMNPMPGGSVDNCITFQPVPNHVVIGDDSTIDFSKYYHFIAMPDLRAFANAGFPFSRMADLSDTLAVMPKNPTEAQIETLLNTAGAIGGQTGFPAINLTMTDDGAQIADKDADLLMIGVIPDTLKDDKRIDLLVQATQSWVKTPTRQTAFPPVIPDNTDRAADAQATVTASGPMAAVVGFQSPFNDQRSVIALLADSPRGYQLLNDAMNDSGKRAAMFGSVSVIRESGVHSLRVGEVYYVGHLPWFERLWYALANHPVLLAVLAAISVVLLAWVLWRLLRILSRRRLDPDHE; translated from the coding sequence ATGAACAGAAAATTGTCCTGGATTTGTGCAGCGGTAATAGGATTAAGCGCGTTTCCTGCTTTCATGACGGTGGCGGCGCCAGCTACGCCGCCATTGATAAATGCTGAACCCACTGAGCCTGCGCAGCCGCCAGTAACTCCGCTGCCAGGACAGGCGAACTCTGGCGTCGATACGCCAATCGTCGCGCAAGCTATGCCTTCCCGCGAGGTAAAACTGACTTTTGCGCAAATTGCGCCGCCGCCGGGCAGTATGGTGTTGCGCGGCGTTAACCCTAACGGTGGCTTTGAATTTGGTATGCGCAGCGATGAAGTGGCGGCAAAAGCGATGTTGAATCTGGAATATACGCCATCGCCGTCACTCCTGCCGGTTCAGTCGCAGCTTAAGGTCTATCTCAATGATGAACTGATGGGCGTACTGCCAGTCACGAAAGAGCAATTGGGGAAAAAGACTCTGGCGCAAGTGCCTATCAATCCGCTGTTTATCACCGACTTTAACCGGGTGCGTCTGGAGTTTGTCGGCCATTATCGTGATGTGTGCGAAAACCCGGCCAGCAGCACCCTGTGGCTGGACATCGGGCGAAATAGTACCCTGGATCTGACTTATAACACGCTGGCGGTAAACAACGATCTGTCACACTTCCCGGTACCGTTCTTCGATCCGCGAGATAACCGTCCGGTGACGTTGCCAGTGGTATTTGCCGGCACGCCGGATCTGGCGCAGCAGCAGGCGGCCTCTATCGTCGCGTCCTGGTTTGGGTCACGGGCGGGCTGGCGCGGCCAGCGCTTCCCGGTGTTGTATAACCACTTGCCGGATCGCAATGCGATCGTCTTCGCCACCAACGATCAACGCCCTGATTTCCTGCGCAATCATCCTGCGGTCAACGCGCCGGTTATCGAGATGATAAACCATCCGGATAACCCGTATGTGAAGTTGTTGGTGGTATTAGGCCGCGATGATAAAGATCTGGTGCAGGCGGCAAAAGGCATTGCGCAAGGGAATATTCTCTTTCGCGGTTCCAGAGTCGTGGTTAACGATGTAAAACCATTGCTGGCGCGCAAACCGTACGATGCGCCGAACTGGGTTCGTACCGATCGCCCTGTCACCTTTGGCGAACTGAAAACCTACGAAGAACAGCTTCAGTCGAGCGGGCTGGAGCCCGCGCCAATCAACGTGTCGTTGAATCTGCCGCCGGATCTCTATTTATTGCGCAGCAACGGTATTGATATGGATCTCAACTATCGTTATACCTCGCCGCCAACCAAAGACAGCTCGCGGCTGGATATCAGTCTGAACAACCAGTTCCTGCAAGCTTTTAGCCTTAGCAGTACGCAGGAAACCAATCGGCTCTTGCTGCGCTTACCGGTCCTTCAGGGGTTGTTGGATGGTAAAACGGATGTCTCGATTCCGGCGCTAAAACTGGGGGCGATGAACCAATTGCGGTTTGACTTCCAGTACATGAACCCGATGCCGGGCGGTTCGGTGGACAACTGTATTACCTTCCAGCCGGTACCGAATCATGTGGTGATAGGGGATGACTCCACGATCGATTTTTCAAAATACTATCACTTTATTGCAATGCCGGATTTACGCGCGTTCGCCAATGCCGGCTTCCCGTTCAGCCGGATGGCCGATCTGTCTGACACACTGGCGGTGATGCCGAAAAACCCGACCGAAGCGCAAATAGAAACATTGCTAAATACGGCTGGCGCTATCGGCGGGCAGACCGGTTTTCCGGCGATTAATCTGACAATGACCGATGATGGCGCTCAGATTGCGGATAAAGACGCTGATCTGCTGATGATTGGCGTTATTCCGGACACGTTAAAAGACGATAAGCGTATTGATCTGCTGGTGCAGGCGACCCAAAGCTGGGTGAAAACCCCGACGCGCCAGACGGCTTTCCCGCCAGTTATCCCTGATAACACCGATCGCGCGGCAGATGCGCAAGCTACGGTCACCGCCAGTGGGCCGATGGCGGCGGTGGTAGGTTTTCAGTCACCGTTTAATGACCAGCGCAGCGTAATTGCTCTGCTGGCTGACAGTCCGCGCGGCTACCAGTTATTGAACGATGCCATGAACGACAGCGGTAAACGCGCTGCGATGTTTGGTTCCGTTTCGGTGATCCGCGAATCCGGCGTTCACAGCCTGCGGGTAGGTGAGGTTTATTACGTTGGGCATCTGCCGTGGTTTGAGCGGCTATGGTATGCGCTGGCGAATCATCCGGTGTTGTTAGCGGTGCTGGCGGCCATCAGCGTGGTATTACTGGCCTGGGTATTGTGGCGCCTGCTACGTATTCTCAGCCGCCGTCGTCTCGACCCTGACCATGAGTGA
- the bcsZ gene encoding cellulose synthase complex periplasmic endoglucanase BcsZ, protein MMTMLRGWITIVVMLTAMNAQAACTWPAWEQFKKDYMSQQGRVIDPGDARKITTSEGQSYAMFFALAANDRPAFAQLFNWTQNNLAQGALHEHLPAWLWGQKDPDTWEVLDSNSASDGDIWMAWSLLEAGRLWKETRYTEAGTALLKRIAREEVVNVPGLGSMLLPGKIGFAEANSWRFNPSYLPPQLAQYFSRFGAPWSTLRETNLRLLLETAPKGFSPDWVRYEKKQGWQLKPEKTLISSYDAIRVYLWAGMMHDGDPQKARLLARFKPMATLTMKNGVPPEKVDVANGNAQGTGPVGFSAALLPFLQNRDAQAVQRQRVADHFPGNDAYYNYVLTLFGQGWDQHRFRFTVKGELLPDWGQECVSSR, encoded by the coding sequence ATGATGACTATGCTGCGCGGATGGATAACGATTGTCGTCATGCTGACGGCAATGAATGCACAGGCGGCCTGTACATGGCCTGCCTGGGAACAGTTCAAAAAAGATTACATGAGTCAACAGGGACGTGTTATCGATCCGGGCGACGCGCGAAAAATCACCACGTCCGAAGGGCAAAGCTACGCGATGTTCTTTGCCCTGGCGGCAAACGATCGACCGGCGTTTGCGCAACTGTTTAACTGGACGCAAAACAATCTGGCGCAGGGAGCGCTGCATGAACATCTGCCCGCCTGGCTGTGGGGACAAAAAGATCCCGACACCTGGGAGGTACTGGACAGCAACTCTGCGTCCGACGGCGATATCTGGATGGCATGGTCGTTGTTGGAAGCCGGTCGTCTGTGGAAAGAGACACGTTACACCGAGGCAGGTACGGCGCTGTTAAAACGCATCGCCCGTGAAGAGGTTGTGAATGTACCGGGGTTGGGTTCGATGCTGCTGCCTGGCAAAATCGGCTTTGCCGAGGCGAATAGCTGGCGCTTTAACCCAAGTTATCTGCCGCCACAGTTAGCGCAATACTTCAGTCGTTTTGGCGCGCCGTGGTCGACGCTACGGGAAACCAATTTGCGGCTTTTGCTGGAAACTGCACCGAAAGGTTTCTCGCCGGACTGGGTGCGTTATGAAAAAAAGCAAGGCTGGCAGTTGAAACCGGAAAAAACGCTTATCAGTAGCTACGATGCGATTCGCGTCTATTTATGGGCGGGAATGATGCATGACGGTGATCCGCAAAAAGCGCGTTTACTGGCGCGATTTAAACCGATGGCAACGTTAACGATGAAAAACGGCGTTCCGCCGGAGAAAGTGGATGTCGCCAACGGTAACGCACAAGGGACGGGGCCGGTCGGGTTTTCCGCTGCTTTACTGCCCTTCCTGCAAAACCGTGATGCCCAGGCCGTACAACGGCAACGGGTCGCAGACCATTTTCCTGGCAACGACGCCTATTACAACTATGTACTGACTCTCTTTGGACAAGGCTGGGATCAGCACCGTTTTCGCTTCACCGTCAAAGGTGAATTATTACCTGACTGGGGCCAGGAATGCGTAAGTTCACGTTAA